A window of the Polaribacter batillariae genome harbors these coding sequences:
- a CDS encoding SusC/RagA family TonB-linked outer membrane protein — translation MKTKFNGILTLFLALVVQISFAQQKTISGTVSDESGPLPGVSILIKGTNKGTETNFDGKYSIKAKSGDVLVFRYLGYKTVEKVVGNSGFINAKMEEDANVLEEVVVVGYGTSTKKSFAGTASTIKAENLEAKNFANVTQALAGEVAGVTVINTSGQPGTVGTIRIRGYGSPLGNRAPLYVIDGIPVIANDINGNVAGSGGNVLNSINPADIESTTVLKDATATAIYGSRGANGVVLITTKSGKSSENGIIEVDFKSGVNMQLIPRLDVLTSPEEYIGYVWEGLHNRGLLDNTTPGTDAVDFANKSLFGQGGSGFPAGAGVGYNMWNADAASGALIDPTTKSVRPGVNRLFTPERYADLGFKTGFRTETNLRASGGTAKTRYFASIGYLNDVGYVINTDFKRYSTRLNLTSDVKDWLKVGTNIGYTYSERLNNGQTVGSENVAEQVDKMPPIYPVFARFPNTGTLIPDPVYGGAQYDYGEPTATLNGFNRSRPNANLLNPIASAILDLDNRDTHSINGNMFARFKLSDAFSFETKFGGTYSFLKRTEIGNHVYGTVSGVNGTLSITDQVRWSKTMQQMLRFNKSFGNHSVDALVAYETFERSFSESFASKQNVIVPGLTNFSNYLEVATEPVGFEDASGIESWFTQVNYNYAGKYFFTGSIRTDGSSRFINDKWGIFGSVGGAWVISEESFMEDSFISYLKLKTSWGVTGDQQGVTSSRAFDTFNPAIIGGGLAISERLNGNPDLTWESSTQIQGGLEMSLGKYLDANFDYYRKNTDGLFFNRRVGPSAGISSVLVNDGEVLNAGFEFEVTSHIIEKEDFSLNFSINGEILQNELLEMPIEVSTGTNKIIDSNSSTDGAFAFAKGKSIFDFWMREWAGVDPNDGMPTWNQYYDDANDNGVLDANEADFSTDGTGGALASENTSVTLFEYRKLVPGANIKKTTTKTYSDATQVFVNKSFIPDVRGAFRINGRIKNFDFSTQFTYSLGGYAYDSQYAETMASNNNNNLHKDIAQRWQKPGDITDVPILAETFVLNIASQSTRFITSTDFIALNNARVGYTVPSNFLSKTGLDAVNLWVSGDNLFIQTARQGFNPSLREAGGSARRIYAPATTITMGVRVKF, via the coding sequence ATGAAAACAAAGTTTAATGGAATTTTAACGCTATTCTTAGCGTTGGTAGTGCAAATTTCGTTTGCACAGCAAAAAACAATTTCTGGAACTGTCTCTGACGAATCAGGACCTTTACCAGGAGTTAGTATTTTAATTAAAGGCACCAACAAAGGTACAGAAACTAATTTTGATGGTAAATATTCTATCAAAGCAAAATCTGGAGACGTTTTGGTGTTTAGATATCTTGGGTATAAAACTGTTGAGAAAGTAGTTGGAAACTCTGGTTTTATTAATGCAAAAATGGAAGAAGACGCTAACGTTCTTGAAGAAGTAGTAGTTGTAGGATATGGTACCTCTACAAAAAAATCTTTTGCTGGTACAGCTTCAACAATAAAAGCTGAAAATTTAGAAGCAAAAAACTTTGCAAATGTCACCCAAGCTTTAGCAGGAGAGGTTGCAGGTGTAACTGTTATTAATACTTCAGGTCAGCCTGGTACTGTTGGAACAATTCGTATTAGAGGTTATGGTTCACCTCTTGGTAATAGAGCTCCTTTGTATGTAATCGATGGTATACCAGTAATTGCAAATGACATTAACGGTAATGTAGCTGGTTCTGGTGGTAATGTATTAAACTCTATTAACCCAGCGGATATCGAAAGTACAACGGTCTTAAAAGATGCTACTGCTACAGCTATTTATGGATCTAGAGGTGCTAATGGAGTTGTTTTAATAACAACAAAATCTGGTAAATCTTCAGAGAATGGTATTATTGAAGTCGATTTTAAGTCTGGTGTAAACATGCAGTTGATACCTAGATTAGACGTTTTAACATCACCAGAAGAATACATTGGTTACGTTTGGGAGGGGCTTCACAATAGAGGGCTTTTAGATAATACAACCCCAGGAACTGATGCAGTTGACTTTGCTAACAAGTCTCTTTTCGGTCAGGGAGGAAGTGGTTTTCCTGCTGGTGCAGGTGTCGGTTACAATATGTGGAATGCTGATGCTGCTTCTGGTGCATTAATAGACCCCACAACTAAATCTGTTAGACCAGGAGTTAATAGACTTTTTACCCCTGAACGTTATGCCGATTTAGGGTTTAAAACAGGTTTTAGAACTGAAACAAATTTAAGAGCTAGTGGTGGTACTGCAAAAACTAGATATTTTGCATCAATTGGATATTTAAATGATGTTGGTTATGTTATTAATACTGATTTCAAAAGATACAGCACAAGACTTAATCTGACTTCTGATGTTAAAGATTGGTTAAAGGTTGGTACTAATATAGGATACACATATTCTGAGAGACTAAACAATGGACAAACTGTAGGTTCTGAAAATGTTGCTGAACAAGTAGATAAAATGCCACCTATTTATCCCGTATTTGCTAGATTTCCTAACACAGGTACTTTGATACCAGATCCAGTGTATGGTGGAGCCCAATACGATTATGGTGAACCAACTGCTACCCTAAATGGGTTTAACAGATCTAGACCTAATGCAAACTTATTAAACCCAATTGCATCTGCTATATTAGATTTAGATAACAGAGATACCCATTCTATTAATGGAAATATGTTCGCTAGATTTAAACTTTCGGATGCTTTTTCATTTGAAACTAAATTCGGAGGAACTTACTCCTTCTTAAAAAGAACAGAAATTGGCAATCATGTATATGGTACAGTTAGCGGAGTAAATGGAACATTATCCATTACTGATCAAGTAAGGTGGAGTAAAACAATGCAACAAATGTTAAGGTTTAATAAATCTTTTGGAAATCATTCTGTTGATGCATTGGTTGCTTATGAAACCTTTGAAAGAAGTTTCTCAGAAAGTTTTGCATCTAAGCAAAATGTAATTGTACCTGGATTAACTAATTTCTCAAATTATTTAGAAGTTGCTACTGAGCCTGTTGGTTTTGAAGATGCCTCTGGTATAGAGTCTTGGTTTACCCAAGTTAATTACAACTATGCAGGCAAATATTTCTTTACTGGATCAATTAGAACAGATGGTTCCTCTAGATTTATCAACGATAAGTGGGGTATATTTGGTTCTGTAGGTGGAGCTTGGGTAATTAGTGAAGAATCTTTTATGGAAGATAGTTTTATTTCTTATTTAAAACTTAAAACTTCATGGGGGGTTACTGGAGATCAACAAGGAGTAACATCATCAAGAGCGTTTGATACATTTAATCCTGCTATTATAGGTGGCGGATTAGCAATTAGTGAAAGATTAAATGGAAACCCTGATTTAACATGGGAGAGCTCTACACAAATACAGGGAGGTCTAGAAATGAGTTTAGGCAAATATTTAGATGCTAACTTTGACTATTATAGAAAAAACACAGATGGTTTATTTTTTAATAGAAGGGTAGGACCTTCCGCTGGAATATCATCTGTTTTAGTTAACGATGGAGAGGTTTTAAATGCTGGATTTGAATTTGAAGTTACATCTCATATTATAGAAAAAGAAGATTTTTCTTTAAACTTTTCAATAAACGGTGAAATCCTACAGAATGAGTTACTTGAAATGCCAATAGAGGTATCTACTGGAACTAATAAAATCATTGATTCAAATTCAAGTACAGATGGAGCATTTGCATTTGCTAAAGGTAAGTCTATATTCGATTTTTGGATGAGAGAATGGGCTGGAGTTGACCCTAATGATGGTATGCCTACTTGGAATCAATATTATGATGATGCCAACGATAATGGTGTTTTAGACGCTAATGAAGCAGATTTTTCAACAGATGGAACTGGTGGGGCTTTAGCGTCAGAAAATACATCAGTTACACTATTTGAATATAGAAAGTTAGTGCCAGGAGCAAACATAAAAAAGACTACAACTAAAACATATTCCGATGCAACACAGGTATTTGTAAATAAATCATTTATACCTGACGTAAGAGGTGCTTTTAGAATAAATGGAAGAATTAAGAATTTTGATTTCTCTACTCAATTCACTTATAGTTTGGGTGGTTATGCTTATGATTCTCAATATGCTGAGACAATGGCGTCTAATAACAATAATAACTTACATAAAGACATTGCTCAAAGATGGCAAAAACCTGGAGATATAACAGATGTTCCTATTTTAGCCGAAACATTTGTTTTAAACATTGCATCTCAATCTACACGTTTTATTACAAGTACTGATTTTATTGCGTTAAACAATGCAAGAGTTGGATATACAGTACCTAGTAATTTCTTAAGTAAAACAGGTTTAGATGCTGTTAACTTATGGGTTTCTGGCGATAACTTATTTATTCAGACTGCTAGACAAGGTTTTAACCCGTCTCTGAGAGAAGCAGGTGGATCTGCACGTAGGATATATGCCCCAGCTACGACTATTACTATGGGAGTAAGAGTGAAATTTTAA
- the rpsG gene encoding 30S ribosomal protein S7, translated as MRKRAAKKRVLLPDPKFNDQLVTRFVNNLMWSGKKSVAFKVFYDALDIVEERKGEGEEKSALEIWKEGLSNVMPHVEVRSRRVGGATFQIPMQIRPDRKVSMAIKWMILYTRKRNEKTMAQRLAAEILAAAKEEGAAVKKRTDTHKMAEANKAFSHFRF; from the coding sequence ATGAGAAAAAGAGCAGCAAAAAAAAGAGTCTTATTACCAGATCCAAAATTTAACGATCAGTTAGTAACACGTTTTGTAAATAACTTAATGTGGAGTGGTAAGAAGTCAGTAGCGTTCAAAGTGTTTTATGATGCGTTAGACATCGTAGAAGAAAGAAAAGGAGAAGGCGAAGAAAAATCGGCTTTAGAAATTTGGAAAGAAGGTTTGTCAAATGTAATGCCTCACGTAGAAGTAAGATCTCGTAGAGTAGGTGGTGCAACATTTCAAATTCCAATGCAAATTAGACCAGACCGTAAAGTATCTATGGCGATTAAATGGATGATTTTATACACCCGTAAAAGAAACGAAAAAACAATGGCACAGCGTTTAGCTGCTGAGATTTTAGCCGCGGCTAAAGAAGAAGGAGCCGCTGTTAAGAAGCGTACAGATACTCACAAAATGGCAGAAGCGAACAAAGCATTCTCTCACTTTAGATTTTAA
- the rpsL gene encoding 30S ribosomal protein S12 has protein sequence MPTIQQLVRKGRTKITKKSKSAALSSCPQRRGVCTRVYTTTPKKPNSAMRKVARVRLTNGNEINAYIPGEGHNLQEHSIVLVRGGRVKDLPGVKYHVVRGALDTAGVEGRTQRRSKYGAKRPKK, from the coding sequence ATGCCAACTATTCAACAATTAGTTCGTAAAGGAAGAACCAAAATAACTAAGAAGAGTAAATCGGCTGCTTTGTCGTCTTGTCCTCAAAGACGTGGAGTTTGTACTCGTGTTTATACTACTACACCAAAGAAACCTAATTCAGCAATGCGTAAAGTTGCCAGAGTTAGATTAACAAATGGTAACGAGATAAACGCATACATTCCAGGTGAAGGACATAACTTACAAGAGCACTCGATAGTATTAGTTAGAGGTGGAAGGGTAAAAGATTTGCCAGGAGTTAAGTATCACGTAGTACGTGGTGCATTAGATACTGCAGGAGTTGAGGGTAGAACCCAACGTAGATCTAAGTATGGAGCAAAGCGCCCAAAAAAGTAA
- a CDS encoding ShlB/FhaC/HecB family hemolysin secretion/activation protein, which translates to MKFKFTILFFLFPLTCIFNSLFSQDYTLKLSSKKRSDFFILNTIEYQKKHKDSLSIYNELDKISSYLNKIGYFTHIIDSISKSDYNFTAFFQLNTKIENAILTLNNLPTTPIKEFNFKDNKLTIPIEKLQETLHQFSIDLEKKGKSFSKVTLREVKIENKNLYGTLIIKESQKRTINKVFVKGYDDFPKSFIKNFFNIKQNTTFNKNKLKKIEELSKNLNFAEKIKPPEVLFSKDSTYIYIYLKKKNASSFDGLVNFASKENGKLLFNGHIDLKLSNFLNTGENLNLFWNRIGEERQEFELSLEIPYIFNSSISPETSFSIYKQDSTFINTKFNTAINYSINDKSKIGLTFSLEDSEKLINNPNNNVATFSNFFLGTKYQFSIPKNDFFRNNKFYFEINPLFGRRIGSNENSNQFKILLQASYIFDINNRNSVFIRNNSGYLNSTTFIENELFRIGGANSIRGFNEQSIFTKDYTYFNIEYRYLTTEKSYLYTITDVGKINTNSKSENLLSFGLGYLFTSKNSQINLSIAKNTSNTLKNVQLAINWVNYF; encoded by the coding sequence TTGAAGTTTAAATTCACAATACTTTTCTTTCTATTTCCTCTAACATGTATTTTCAACTCGTTATTTTCTCAAGATTATACCTTAAAATTATCTTCAAAAAAACGTTCAGATTTTTTCATTTTAAATACAATTGAATATCAAAAAAAACACAAAGACAGTTTAAGTATATATAATGAGTTAGATAAAATTTCTTCTTATTTAAACAAAATTGGGTATTTTACACATATTATAGACAGTATTTCTAAAAGTGATTATAATTTTACTGCTTTTTTTCAATTAAACACAAAAATTGAAAATGCGATTTTAACCCTAAATAATTTACCAACAACACCAATAAAAGAATTTAATTTTAAAGATAACAAACTAACAATTCCTATTGAAAAACTTCAAGAAACACTACATCAATTCTCTATAGACTTAGAAAAAAAAGGAAAATCATTTTCCAAAGTAACACTAAGAGAGGTAAAAATCGAAAATAAAAATCTTTACGGAACTTTAATTATTAAAGAGTCTCAAAAAAGAACAATTAACAAAGTATTTGTAAAAGGTTATGACGATTTTCCGAAATCATTTATTAAAAACTTCTTCAACATAAAACAAAATACCACCTTCAACAAAAATAAACTGAAAAAAATTGAAGAACTTTCTAAAAACCTGAATTTCGCGGAGAAAATTAAACCTCCTGAGGTACTATTTTCTAAAGATTCTACCTACATATATATATACCTCAAAAAAAAGAATGCTAGTAGTTTTGATGGGCTTGTTAATTTTGCTTCAAAAGAAAATGGCAAGTTGCTTTTTAATGGTCATATCGATTTAAAATTAAGCAACTTTTTAAATACAGGTGAAAATTTAAATTTGTTTTGGAATCGTATTGGCGAGGAAAGACAAGAGTTCGAACTATCGCTTGAAATCCCTTATATCTTTAATTCTAGTATTTCTCCAGAAACTTCTTTTTCTATTTACAAACAGGATTCAACTTTTATCAACACAAAATTTAACACAGCTATAAATTACAGTATTAATGATAAATCTAAAATCGGACTAACTTTTAGCTTAGAAGATTCCGAAAAATTAATCAACAACCCCAATAATAATGTCGCTACTTTTAGCAATTTCTTTTTGGGGACAAAATATCAATTTAGCATTCCAAAAAATGATTTTTTTAGAAACAATAAGTTTTATTTTGAAATAAATCCGCTCTTTGGAAGAAGAATAGGTTCTAACGAAAATTCGAATCAGTTTAAAATACTCTTACAGGCTTCTTATATTTTTGATATTAATAATAGAAATTCAGTTTTTATTCGCAATAATTCTGGGTACTTAAATTCTACAACTTTTATTGAAAATGAACTGTTTAGAATCGGAGGTGCAAACTCTATAAGAGGTTTTAACGAACAAAGCATTTTTACAAAGGACTACACCTACTTTAATATTGAATATCGGTATTTAACTACAGAGAAATCTTATTTATATACAATTACAGATGTTGGAAAAATTAATACAAATAGTAAAAGTGAAAATCTTTTAAGTTTCGGTCTTGGATATTTGTTTACTTCTAAAAATTCTCAAATTAATTTAAGCATTGCAAAAAATACAAGCAACACCTTAAAAAACGTACAGTTAGCTATAAACTGGGTTAATTATTTTTAA
- the rlmB gene encoding 23S rRNA (guanosine(2251)-2'-O)-methyltransferase RlmB — MNKLSIIFGIRAIIEAIESGSSINKIYLQKGLRGDLFYQLDKLIKTKRLPTSIVPVEKLNRLSKNSNHQGAVAQISPIEFHDLEVLIEKTIESGDVPLFLLLDQLSDVRNFGAIIRTAECTGVNGIIIQKNGSAPVNAETIKTSAGAAFKVPICKVDHLKDALFLLQASNIKTVAATEKTEDSIFDINFNQPIAIVMGSEHKGVNPSILKMVNYKAKLPLLGEIASLNVSVACGAFLYESVRQRIG; from the coding sequence ATGAATAAATTATCGATAATTTTCGGCATAAGAGCCATCATAGAAGCCATTGAAAGTGGCTCTTCAATTAACAAAATATATTTACAAAAAGGTTTAAGAGGAGACCTTTTTTATCAATTAGACAAGCTTATTAAAACTAAGAGATTGCCCACAAGTATTGTACCAGTAGAAAAACTAAATCGGTTATCTAAAAATAGTAATCACCAAGGTGCAGTTGCGCAAATTTCTCCAATAGAATTTCATGATTTAGAAGTTTTAATAGAAAAAACCATCGAAAGTGGAGACGTTCCTCTATTCTTATTATTAGATCAGCTTTCGGATGTAAGAAACTTTGGCGCCATTATTAGAACAGCAGAATGTACAGGCGTAAATGGAATTATCATACAAAAAAATGGAAGTGCTCCTGTAAATGCAGAAACCATTAAAACCTCTGCTGGCGCAGCATTTAAAGTTCCTATTTGTAAAGTAGATCATCTTAAAGATGCACTTTTTTTATTACAAGCATCAAATATAAAAACTGTTGCTGCTACTGAAAAAACAGAAGATTCTATTTTTGATATCAATTTTAATCAACCTATTGCCATTGTTATGGGTTCTGAACATAAAGGCGTGAACCCTTCTATACTTAAAATGGTAAACTATAAAGCTAAATTGCCTTTGCTTGGCGAAATAGCATCTTTAAATGTTTCTGTGGCTTGTGGTGCTTTTTTATATGAAAGTGTAAGGCAAAGAATTGGTTAA
- a CDS encoding rhomboid family intramembrane serine protease, which translates to MTEVVLFYFGYIFAIFRPMDTDYNLKLSKNVFLIPTLYILCIWLIYWIEIYFGYNFNKFGVYPRSLVGFRGVFFTHFIHSDAGHLFNNSIPLFVLLSSLFFFYRDTAYKILLIGGFFTGFITWIIGRESYHIGASGIVYLLFSFVFFSGIIKKHYRLVALSFIVIFLYGSMIWYVLPIKDGMSWEGHLSGFLTGFVLAILYRKKGIVKQEHQFTKTAFDELFDEHGNFSPPKEDDLVNKEENEGV; encoded by the coding sequence ATGACAGAAGTTGTCCTTTTTTATTTTGGTTACATTTTTGCTATTTTTAGGCCAATGGATACCGATTATAATTTAAAACTATCAAAAAACGTATTTCTAATACCAACACTTTATATTCTTTGTATTTGGTTGATATATTGGATAGAGATTTACTTTGGCTATAATTTTAATAAATTTGGTGTTTATCCGAGAAGTTTAGTGGGTTTTAGAGGTGTTTTTTTTACCCATTTTATTCATAGTGATGCTGGGCACTTATTTAATAACTCCATTCCTCTTTTCGTATTGTTGTCTTCTTTGTTTTTTTTCTACAGAGATACCGCTTATAAAATATTACTAATTGGCGGTTTTTTTACTGGATTTATAACTTGGATCATTGGAAGAGAATCTTATCATATTGGCGCAAGCGGAATTGTATATCTACTTTTTAGCTTTGTTTTTTTTAGTGGTATTATAAAAAAACATTATAGATTGGTTGCGCTCTCTTTTATTGTTATTTTTTTATATGGAAGTATGATATGGTATGTGTTGCCTATAAAAGACGGGATGTCTTGGGAAGGACATTTATCTGGTTTTTTAACAGGATTTGTTTTGGCTATTTTGTATCGAAAAAAGGGTATTGTAAAGCAAGAGCATCAATTTACAAAAACAGCGTTTGATGAATTGTTTGATGAGCATGGAAATTTTTCGCCTCCGAAAGAAGACGATTTAGTAAATAAGGAAGAAAATGAGGGAGTTTAA
- a CDS encoding RagB/SusD family nutrient uptake outer membrane protein, with protein sequence MVLALGCSEDILRNDGVTGDSQPTEFITSAQLTDGTLTNPEIPAAFVTGIYSQMITVGSGGSTSQTDFGQKGMDIMTDMLSGDMALTRSSFRWYNSIANFQTSLDFTFGRNRIAWRYYYRIIRSANNVITNLGGNDSTPTDNDSKYSMGQAKTLRAYAYFYLTQLYQKEYVASEMILPLYLEVSSTNLPKSSAEDVYNQMEKDLRDAISLLNGFSRSAKNVVNQDIAKAFLAYVLGAKGGNDQEVARLTQEVINSGNYQILPENELVSTASGVNGFNDANSNSWMWGIDIVPGNSLGLVSWWGQVDAWSFSYGWAGDYKAMDLDLYNKIPANDVRKGQFFDDASSGRFLQPLFKFRAQGSTTAFGSAPRPITSDYVYMRIEEMYLLNAEANARAGNDIAARRSLRALMEKRVPDVSYIDGLSGQALVDEAYLQTRIELWGEGKSFLALKRNKATSVRSTNHIFEAGTSTPYNDEKMQFEIPQDEIQNNPFIGDQNQ encoded by the coding sequence ATGGTTTTAGCTCTAGGTTGTAGTGAAGATATTTTAAGAAATGATGGGGTAACTGGAGATAGCCAACCAACAGAATTTATAACCTCGGCACAATTAACAGATGGTACTTTAACTAATCCTGAAATACCCGCAGCTTTCGTTACTGGTATTTACTCTCAAATGATTACTGTAGGCTCTGGAGGTTCTACAAGCCAAACAGATTTTGGCCAAAAAGGTATGGATATTATGACAGATATGTTAAGTGGAGACATGGCTTTAACCCGATCTAGTTTCAGATGGTATAATTCTATTGCTAATTTTCAAACATCACTCGATTTTACATTTGGTAGAAATAGAATAGCTTGGAGATATTACTATAGAATTATCAGGTCAGCTAACAATGTTATTACTAATTTGGGAGGTAATGATTCAACACCTACAGATAACGATAGTAAATATTCAATGGGACAAGCCAAGACCTTGAGAGCTTATGCTTATTTTTATTTAACTCAGCTTTATCAAAAAGAGTATGTTGCTTCTGAAATGATACTTCCATTATATTTAGAAGTTTCATCAACAAACTTACCTAAATCTTCAGCTGAAGATGTGTATAATCAAATGGAAAAAGATTTAAGAGATGCGATTAGCTTATTAAATGGTTTTTCAAGAAGTGCAAAAAACGTTGTAAACCAAGATATTGCTAAAGCTTTTTTAGCATATGTATTAGGAGCCAAAGGAGGAAATGATCAAGAAGTTGCTAGATTAACTCAAGAGGTCATAAACTCTGGTAATTACCAAATTTTGCCTGAAAATGAACTAGTGTCTACAGCCAGTGGTGTTAACGGTTTCAACGATGCGAATTCAAATAGTTGGATGTGGGGCATTGATATTGTACCTGGCAATAGCCTTGGTCTAGTTTCTTGGTGGGGACAAGTAGATGCTTGGTCGTTTAGTTATGGATGGGCTGGTGATTATAAAGCTATGGACCTCGATTTATATAATAAAATTCCTGCCAATGATGTTAGAAAAGGTCAATTCTTCGATGATGCTTCAAGTGGTAGGTTTTTACAACCATTATTTAAATTCAGAGCGCAGGGAAGTACTACAGCGTTTGGATCTGCTCCAAGGCCAATAACTTCAGACTATGTTTACATGCGTATTGAAGAAATGTATTTGCTTAATGCAGAAGCTAATGCTAGAGCTGGTAATGATATAGCTGCCAGACGAAGTTTAAGAGCTTTAATGGAGAAAAGAGTTCCAGATGTATCTTATATTGATGGTTTATCTGGACAAGCACTGGTAGATGAAGCTTACTTACAAACAAGAATCGAATTATGGGGAGAAGGTAAAAGTTTCCTAGCCCTAAAACGAAATAAAGCAACATCAGTGAGAAGTACTAATCATATTTTCGAGGCAGGAACATCTACTCCATATAACGATGAGAAAATGCAGTTTGAAATACCTCAAGATGAAATCCAGAATAACCCTTTTATCGGTGATCAAAATCAATAA